CACCTTGTAGCCCGACAGCCAGTCCGCCACGCCGACCAGATCCTCGGGCGCGCGCACCGCGTCCACGTGCAGGCCGGCCACGGGCAGCTGGCAGGCCAGGCGGATGTTGTCGGCCAGCGGCGAGAAATACGTGGCCAGCAGCAGCTTCGGCGCGCTGCGGGCGAGCTGCCAGTAGCTGCGCTCGAACGCGTTGCGCCAGGCATCGGGCAGGTCCAGGCCGAGGATCGGCTCGTCGATCTGCACCCATTCCACGCCCATCGACTTCAGGCGCGCGAGCACCTGCTCGTACACCGGCAGCAGCGCGTCGAGGAGCGAGAAGCGATCGAAGCCCGGCGCCTTCTCCTTGCCCAGCCACAGGAAGGTGAGCGGCCCGGTCAGCACCGCCTTGACGGGATGGCCGAGCGCCTGCGCCTGCGCGACCTCGTCGAACAGCCGCGTCGAGGCGAGGCCGAAACGCGTGTGCGCCGTGAACTCCGGCACCAGGTAGTGGTAGTTGGTGTCGAACCACTTGGTCATCTCCAGCGCCGGCGTGCCGGCGCCGCCGTGCGCGCAGCCTTCGTGGCCCGGCGCGAACGCCGGGGCCTCGCCGGTCACGCCGCGCGCCATCGTGAAACAGCGCGCGAGCGCCGGCTCGGCCGCGAAGTCGAAGCGCGCCGGCTCGCAGCCCAGCAGCTGGATGTGGTCGACCACGTGGTCATAGAAGGCGAAATCGCCCACCGTCACGCAGTCCAGGCCGGCATCGCGCTGGACGCGCCAATGGGCCGCGCGCAAGCTGGCGCCGACGGCCTCGAGTCCGGCGGCGTCGAGTTCGCCGCGCCAGTGCGCCTCGAGGGCGAACTTCAGTTCGCGGTGGGCGCCCATGCGCGGGAAACCGAGGGTGTGGATGCGTGTCATGCGGCGATCATCCCGTCGCCTCATCTATTATTCAAACGAAACCTTTTGCCGCTCAACCTGAATATTTTTCATGGACTCGTCGATCATCGAAGTGCGCCACCTGCGCACCCTCGCCGCCTTGCGCGACACCGGCAGCCTGGTGCGCGCGGCGCAGCTGCTGCACCTCACGCAATCCGCGCTGTCGCACCAGATCAAGCTGCTGGAGGACCACTTCGCCACGGCGCTGTTCGAGCGCAAGTCCGTGCCGCCGCGCTTCAGCGTCGCGGGATCGCGGCTGCTCGCGCTCGCCGACGCCGTCCTGCCGCTGGTGGGCGAGGCCGGGCGCGACCTCGCGCGCCTGTCGGCCATGCGTGCCGGCCAGCTGCGCATCGTGGTCGAGTGCCACACCTGCTTCGACTGGCTGATGCCGGCGATGGACGCCTTCCGCCAGCGCTGGCCGGAGATCGAACTGGACATCGTCTCGGGCTTCCACCCCGACCCGATCGCGCTGGTGCTGCAGGACCGCGCCGAGGTCGCCATCGTCTCGGAACGGGATGCGGCCGAGCCGGTCGACCACCATGCCCTGTTCCGGTTCGAGATCGTGGCGCTGCTTGCCAACGACCATCCGCTGGCGGCGCGGTCGCACCTGGAGGCCCGCGACTTCGCCGACCAGACGCTCATCACCTATCCCGTGCCCGACGACATGCTAGACATCGTGCGGCAGGTGCTGCAGCCCGCCAACGTGGCGCCCGCGCACCGGCGCACGACCGAGCTGACGGTCGGCATGCTGCAGCTGGTGGCGAGCGGGCGCGGCATCGCCACGCTGCCGCTGTGGGCGGTGCAGGGCTACCTGCAGCGCGGCTACGTGACGGCGCGGCCGGTCGGCGGCGCGGGCCTCGCGGGCGAGCTGCACATGGCCTGTTCGGCGGCGACGTCGGCGCAGCCCTGGCTGCGCGACTTCGTGCAGATCACGCGCGAGACCTGCATCCGGGGGCTGCCGGGCATCGACCTGCTGTGACCCGGCCCCGGCCGGCTGATGGGAACGCGGCGCTCAACCGCCGGACGTCCCGGGCTCCACGGTCACGCTCGAGTCGCAGCCCCGTCCGGCCGCGACGAAGCGCATGGCCAGCCGCGCCAGCAGCGGCGCCGCGCCACGCAGCGCATGCGGCAGCCAGTCCGCCGGCGCGCTGATCAGCCCGCAGCGGTAGCGCCCATCGACCGGCGACCACGCGAGCGCCGCGCAGGCGCCATGGCGGCGCCGGCTCGCCAGCACGCCCACCGGGCACGGCTCGCTCGCGCAGCACACGCCGCAGCCGTTGCACGGCCGGCCCTCCGCAGGCTTCGGGGGCGCGTCGGGATGGATGAGGATGACCTGGGACGACATGCGGCGATCATGGCGCGTCCGGCGCGTCGGCGAACCCGGAACAACACCGTGCGAAGGCCCCAGTTCCACACCTGGGCCACGCCCGTGCGCCACGCGCCACGCCATGCATAGACTCGCCGGACCCCACGCCGACCGCTCCACCCATGATCGTCCGACCCCGTCCCCACTGGCTGCGCATGCTGTTCGTCTGGCGCGGCTCGATCCTGCGCGACATCGCGCCCCAGCTGCTGGGCATGACCGCGTTCGCCGTCGTCGTGACCGCGCTGCACGGCCGCCTGTTCGAGTGGAAGATCCCGCTGAACTTCGTGCCGTTCTCGCTGATCGGGCTGACGCTGGCGATCTTCCTGGGCTTTCGCAACAACACCAGCTACGCACGCTACTGGGAGGCGCGCGTGCTGTGGGGCGGCGTGCTCAACGACACGCGCACGCTGGTGCGCCAGGCGCTCACGCTGACGGATTCGCCGGACGATGCCGCCGTGCTCGCCGCGCGCCTGACCGCGTTCGTCCATGCCTTGCGCCACCAGTTGCGCCGCACCGATCCGTCCGCCGACTTCGCGCGCCTGCTGACGCCGGCGGAGTGCGCCCGGCTGAAGCCGGCGCGATGGAAGCCGGCCGTGCTGCTGCTCATGGCGGGCGAGTGGCTGGGCGGGCAGTGCCGCGCGGGCCGGCTCGCGCCGCCGCTGGTGCAGGCCATGGAACTGCCGCTGGGCCGGCTGACCGACGCCCTGGGCGGCTGCGAACGCATCGCCGGCACGCCCATCCCGTTCACCTACGCGGTCATCATCCACCGCACGATCTACCTCTACTGCGTGCTGCTGCCCTTCGGGCTGGTCGATGCCATCGGCGTGACGACGCCGGTGATCGTGGCCTTCATCGCCTACACCTTCTTCGCGCTGGAGGCGCTGGGCGCGGAGATCGAGGAGCCGTTCGGGCTGCAGCCCAACGACCTCGCGCTCGATGCCATGTCGGCCATGATCGAAGGCACGCTGCGGGAGATGACGGGGCTGCCGCCGCTGCCCGTCGCACCGGGCACCGCGGCCGACGCGTTCATCCAGACCTGAGCCGGGGCCGGGTCCACGGGACGGCGGGCGGGTCCGTCGGCGCGCCTCGCCGCCCCGGCACCGTTTCCCGCCGACGCCGGCTGCCTCCCGGGGACCACGCGCCCGCCCGCGCGGCCGGCGGACCATCGTCCGCATGGACTTTTCGAACTGGTTCCCCGATTCCCTGAACTTCATCGACGTCCTGCTCGCGGTGATCGTCCTCCTGGGCATCGCCTCCGGACGCCGCGACGGCTTCGTGTCGGGCCTGCTCTCGCTGGCGACCCTGGCGGCGGGCCTGGTGCTGGCGCTGGCGTTCCATGCGCCGCTGGCCGGCTGGCTGGCCGGACGGGCGTTCGTCCACGACCCGTGGGCCGCGCCCGCGGCCTTCGGCATCGTGCTGCTGGCGGCGTCGCTCGTGCTCGGCGCCCTGGCCCGGGCGGTGATGCGGCACTTGCCCTACCGCATCCACACCCACGCGGTGAACCGGTGGCTGGGCGTGCTGCCCGGCGCCGTGACCGGTGCGATCCACGCGGCGGTGGTCGCGGTCGTGCTCCAGGCCTGGCCGCTGTCCGAGCGCATCGACGCGGAGGTGCGCGCCAGCACGCTCGCCGAGCGGCTCGCCCAGCCGGCCGAAATGCTCGAAGCCCGACTCCGTCCGATCTTCGAGCCGGCCGTGCAGCGCACGATGCGCGGCCTGACGGTCGCGCCGGGTTCGCAGGAATCGGTGAAGCTGCCGTTCTCGGTGGCCACCGCCCGGCCGCGTCCCGACCTCGAGGCGGCGATGCTGGTGCTGGTGAACGCGGAACGCGCGAAGGCGGGGTTGCCGGCGCTGCAGGCCGATCCGCAGGCCCTGGAGACGGCGCGGGCGCATTCGCAGGACATGTTCGCCCGGGGCTATTTCTCGCACGCCACGCCCGAAGGTGCGAGCCCTTTCGACCGGATGCGCGCGAACGGCCTGCGCTTCCGGACG
This genomic window from Comamonadaceae bacterium OTU4NAUVB1 contains:
- a CDS encoding LysR substrate-binding domain-containing protein produces the protein MDSSIIEVRHLRTLAALRDTGSLVRAAQLLHLTQSALSHQIKLLEDHFATALFERKSVPPRFSVAGSRLLALADAVLPLVGEAGRDLARLSAMRAGQLRIVVECHTCFDWLMPAMDAFRQRWPEIELDIVSGFHPDPIALVLQDRAEVAIVSERDAAEPVDHHALFRFEIVALLANDHPLAARSHLEARDFADQTLITYPVPDDMLDIVRQVLQPANVAPAHRRTTELTVGMLQLVASGRGIATLPLWAVQGYLQRGYVTARPVGGAGLAGELHMACSAATSAQPWLRDFVQITRETCIRGLPGIDLL
- a CDS encoding CvpA family protein; the protein is MDFSNWFPDSLNFIDVLLAVIVLLGIASGRRDGFVSGLLSLATLAAGLVLALAFHAPLAGWLAGRAFVHDPWAAPAAFGIVLLAASLVLGALARAVMRHLPYRIHTHAVNRWLGVLPGAVTGAIHAAVVAVVLQAWPLSERIDAEVRASTLAERLAQPAEMLEARLRPIFEPAVQRTMRGLTVAPGSQESVKLPFSVATARPRPDLEAAMLVLVNAERAKAGLPALQADPQALETARAHSQDMFARGYFSHATPEGASPFDRMRANGLRFRTAGENLALAPTLPMAHQGLMDSPGHRANILQPAFGRLAIGVLDGGRRGLMVTQTFRN